Genomic segment of Avibacterium volantium:
AGCAACGCCATCAAAGTGTGGCAATGGATTTGCGTCTAAATCACGCACAACCACCTCTGTGCCTGCGGGTAATTTTGATACAAGATAGTCCGCAAGTTGATTGGTTTGTGAATAATCGCCGAGAATACTCGATTTTAAAACAAGAACTTTTGACATAATAAATCCTTAAACTGTGTTTATCATAAAGTGCGGTCATTATAGAGCGAATTTTTTCTAGAACAATGGTAGAAAAGGAAAAAGATTTTTTCTTAATGGTAAATAATCAGCGGAAAATTGCACTTTGCCAGAAATGCTTTATGATCGCATTTTGATTTTTATTTAACAAAAAGGACAGCTTATGTGGTCAGAATTAGCAATGGGCTATGGCTTATTTATTCTAGAAATTCTTACGGTGTTATTGATTATCGCAGGGATTGTCGCGATGATTATGGCGTTTAAACAGAAAAAATCTCACCAAGCAGGGGAGTTGGTGATCACCGATTTATCACAAGAATATGAAGAAAACACCAAGCGTTTGGCGGAGTTTCATCTTTCTGAAGATGCCTTAAAACAAGCGGAGAAAGCGCGTAAAAAAGAAGAAAAACAAAAAGCCAAAGCAGAAAAAGAAAAGCGTAAAAAAGGCGAGAATTCAGAAAACGAACGCAAGCCTCATTTATTTGTGTTGAGTTTTAAAGGCGATATTTCTGCGTCAGAAACCACCGCACTTCGTGAAGAAGTGAGCGCCATTATCGCCGTCGCTAAACCAGAAGATGAAGTGTTGTTGCGTTTGGAAAGCCCTGGTGGCGTGGTACACGGCTATGGACTTGCGGCTTCTCAGTTAGCACGCTTGAAACAGCATCAAATAAAATTAACCGTAGTCGTGGATAAAGTGGCAGCCAGCGGTGGCTATATGATGGCGTGTGTGGCGGATAAAATTATTGCCGCACCTTTTGCTATTATTGGCTCAGTGGGCGTGGTGGCGCAAGTGCCGAATATTCATCGTTTACTGAAAAAACACGATGTTGATGTGGACGTGATGACAGCAGGCGAATATAAACGCACCGTAACCTTACTCGGCGAAAACACTGAAAAAGGCAAAGAAAAATTCCAGCAAGAGTTAAATGAAACCCATCAATTATTTAAACAATTTGTTGCACAACACCGCCCACAAATTGATGTGGAGCAAATCGCCACGGGGGAACATTGGTTTGGTCAGCAGGCACTAGGATTAAACTTAGTCGATGAAATTGCCACCAGCGATGATTTGATCTTACAAGCCATTA
This window contains:
- the sohB gene encoding protease SohB; translated protein: MWSELAMGYGLFILEILTVLLIIAGIVAMIMAFKQKKSHQAGELVITDLSQEYEENTKRLAEFHLSEDALKQAEKARKKEEKQKAKAEKEKRKKGENSENERKPHLFVLSFKGDISASETTALREEVSAIIAVAKPEDEVLLRLESPGGVVHGYGLAASQLARLKQHQIKLTVVVDKVAASGGYMMACVADKIIAAPFAIIGSVGVVAQVPNIHRLLKKHDVDVDVMTAGEYKRTVTLLGENTEKGKEKFQQELNETHQLFKQFVAQHRPQIDVEQIATGEHWFGQQALGLNLVDEIATSDDLILQAIKDKLVLSVKYTMKKSLVQKLGKQAEESADNLLLSWLKRNERTLY